Proteins from a single region of Nitrospirota bacterium:
- a CDS encoding four helix bundle protein → MGKLRPSGGYRSTCSFQTATLIYDATYWFCEKVLDHRSRTVDQMVQAARSGRQNIAEGSRAAATSSQTELRLLNVARASLEELLLDYEDFLRHRRLQQWTPDGPEALAVRQVPQTFKRGRSDQSDLTDLTDPERRSLYGRWLEHDDPAVRANAVICLIHQANFLLDREIAALEKRFVEGGGYSELLAAARLAERERKKGDPSDRSDPTDHIPPCPQCGKPTVLRTAKTGKNQGGQFWGCSAYPECKGVSRI, encoded by the coding sequence TTCCAAACGGCCACCCTCATTTACGACGCGACCTACTGGTTTTGCGAGAAAGTCCTTGACCACCGTTCCCGCACGGTGGATCAGATGGTCCAGGCCGCCCGCTCCGGACGCCAGAACATCGCCGAGGGAAGCCGCGCCGCCGCCACCTCCTCGCAAACAGAATTGCGCCTGCTCAACGTTGCGCGCGCCAGTCTGGAGGAACTGCTTCTGGATTACGAAGACTTCCTGCGTCACCGCCGATTGCAGCAGTGGACGCCGGATGGCCCCGAGGCCCTCGCCGTTCGCCAAGTACCGCAGACTTTCAAACGTGGTCGGTCAGATCAGTCCGATCTGACAGATCTGACCGACCCAGAGCGCCGGTCTCTCTACGGGCGTTGGTTGGAGCATGATGACCCTGCCGTGCGCGCAAATGCGGTCATCTGCCTGATTCACCAGGCCAACTTTCTGCTTGACCGGGAGATCGCCGCGCTTGAAAAGCGGTTTGTCGAGGGAGGCGGTTACAGCGAACTGCTTGCCGCAGCCCGCCTCGCGGAACGCGAAAGGAAGAAAGGTGATCCGTCCGATCGGTCTGATCCGACCGATCACATCCCGCCCTGCCCCCAATGCGGAAAACCGACGGTTCTGCGCACCGCCAAGACCGGGAAGAACCAAGGCGGTCAATTCTGGGGCTGTTCGGCCTATCCCGAATGCAAAGGCGTCTCCAGAATTTGA